The following coding sequences are from one Leptospira mayottensis 200901116 window:
- a CDS encoding LIC11874 family lipoprotein has protein sequence MSPFYGRIYKFFFSTVLLLFFSNCFDYEETLTINHDFSGTLEVSYIVPTRRNSDESLIKFLPTQKDEILGRLNKGFFSRNVSLKDYTYQKIVTPETDPSLFREKAKVYYKVEFQELSQIENAMLGKVQVRKKGNTIYVKREIPAISRAPETLKKDGEKKIYSETLRLLRTSSILFKVNFPIASVCRSNRGDVNLGKLSYRLPLAETIEKTGNNSWDYRITVIY, from the coding sequence ATGAGCCCCTTTTACGGCCGAATTTATAAATTTTTCTTTTCCACGGTTTTGCTATTATTTTTTTCCAATTGTTTCGATTATGAAGAGACATTGACGATCAATCACGACTTTTCAGGAACATTAGAGGTTTCTTATATAGTTCCGACCCGCAGGAATTCCGACGAATCCTTGATCAAGTTTCTTCCCACACAGAAAGACGAAATTTTAGGGAGACTCAATAAGGGCTTTTTTTCTAGAAACGTTTCCCTCAAGGATTATACCTATCAAAAGATCGTAACTCCGGAAACTGATCCAAGTTTATTCCGAGAAAAAGCGAAGGTTTACTATAAGGTGGAATTTCAGGAACTTTCCCAAATCGAAAACGCCATGCTTGGAAAAGTTCAGGTTCGTAAAAAAGGAAATACGATCTATGTAAAAAGGGAAATTCCTGCAATCAGTCGTGCGCCCGAAACTCTAAAGAAAGATGGAGAAAAAAAAATTTATTCCGAAACGCTTCGGTTGTTGCGTACAAGTTCTATTTTGTTTAAAGTGAATTTTCCAATCGCATCCGTATGTAGATCCAATCGAGGGGACGTAAATTTAGGTAAACTCAGTTACCGTTTGCCTTTAGCGGAAACGATTGAAAAAACCGGAAACAATTCCTGGGATTATAGGATCACAGTTATTTATTAA
- a CDS encoding menaquinone biosynthetic enzyme MqnA/MqnD family protein: MKIGIVKHLNARPLTWGFEKNKEHVVVYENPAILKDYLLNGEIDLGLISSIECVRNQDALNTYYGTGVCAQEKVRSILFFQNKKEKFPPELILTDNGSKTSVALVRVLVHEKCGFVPDVEPTDSNFIRERITKGIGSHMLFGDNALLAKWDPKFYEVKDLAQWWNEITGLGFIFALWAGKKSLKVDDSIFIQSLEYGISHIEEIISYESRLSSTLVREYLTKELHYKITEKDRKGFLLFSEKCRKLDLL; the protein is encoded by the coding sequence TTGAAGATAGGAATTGTTAAACATTTAAACGCAAGACCGTTAACCTGGGGATTTGAAAAAAATAAAGAGCACGTAGTCGTTTACGAAAATCCGGCCATTCTGAAGGATTATCTTTTGAACGGAGAAATCGATTTGGGTTTGATTTCTTCGATCGAATGTGTTCGCAATCAGGATGCCCTTAACACGTACTATGGGACGGGTGTTTGCGCTCAGGAAAAGGTGAGATCTATCCTTTTCTTTCAAAATAAAAAAGAAAAATTTCCTCCCGAGTTGATTCTTACGGACAACGGTTCCAAAACGAGTGTGGCACTGGTTCGCGTTTTGGTCCACGAAAAATGCGGTTTCGTTCCGGATGTGGAACCCACCGATTCAAACTTCATTCGGGAAAGGATTACAAAAGGAATCGGCTCTCACATGCTTTTCGGGGACAATGCGCTTTTGGCAAAATGGGATCCCAAGTTTTACGAGGTAAAAGATTTGGCTCAGTGGTGGAACGAAATCACGGGTCTCGGTTTTATCTTTGCGCTTTGGGCGGGTAAAAAATCTTTGAAAGTGGATGATTCCATATTTATTCAATCTTTGGAATATGGAATTTCTCATATTGAAGAAATTATCTCTTACGAATCCAGACTTTCCTCGACTTTGGTTCGAGAGTATCTTACAAAGGAACTTCACTACAAGATTACGGAAAAAGATCGCAAAGGGTTTCTTCTTTTCTCGGAAAAATGTAGGAAGCTGGATCTTTTGTAA